Part of the Fibrobacterota bacterium genome, GGCGGCGGTCCAGGGAGGCCGTCTTATGCTCCTCGTTGGCCACGATGATCTGCGGGTTGAGTGACCAGGAGCAGCAGACGTTGGCGGGGATGTCGTTCTCCAGGATCCAGGCGACGTTGGCCGACTTGGTCTTGAGCTCGATGACGGCGTTGGGATGGGAGCGGGCGAAATCGCAGAGGTCCCGCAAGATATCGTTCTTGTTGCCCCATAAAAGGGAGTCGCTGTATTCGCCGGTGCCGATGCGATAGCGCTTGGCCGGATTGAGTTCGACTTCGGCGAGCTTGGCCTTGAGATTGGTCGGCGCCGCCACCACGGCCTCGTCGTAATGGTTCTGCAGGACGCAGTAGGAACAGGCCATGGCGCAATTGTCGACGATGTTGAGGACTTTAAGGTTGCAGCAGACCGCGCGTTCCGAAGCGGCCGGGCAGAGGCGGAAGATGCGGCCCTTGAGCTCCTTGTCGACGAAGCGGTGGGCGGGCAATTTCTCCTTGGGCGCATCGCCCGGATCCTTCGGATAGGCCTTGGGCCGCGCGGCCAGGTCCAGGTAGGCCTGCTGCCATCGGCGGAACAGGTACTCCCCCTGTTGACGCGAGTGGCCGGGCAATGGCCCCGCGAGGTCGGCATCCAGGGATGCGCGGAAGCCGGATTCGCCCCAGACGGATGCGTCGATGAGCCAATCGCCGAGGCGCTTCAATTGCTGGAAGCTGAAGCCGAAATCCCGCTCCATGCGGAAGGCCAATTCCCGATCGGCGGGAAGGAGGCGCTCCAGCACGCCGCCTTCCAGGGCGGCCAGGGTTTTATGGGTCGCCGCGTCCGGCGCGGGCCGTGTTTCCGGTGCCATGGTCGGTAAAGGTACTAAGCCCCGGCGGGATGGGCCGACCCGCCCTGCGGCTTGGAACGCCTAAGGTCTACTTCCAGGCCTTCAGGAACGCCGCTTCGTCGAAACCCACCGTGCTCTTGCTCCCGTCGGTGACCAGCGGCCGCTTGATCAGGCGGCCATTCCCCGCCAACAGGTCGAGAATCCCGCCTTCGCCTAGCTTGGGGA contains:
- a CDS encoding DNA photolyase; the protein is MAPETRPAPDAATHKTLAALEGGVLERLLPADRELAFRMERDFGFSFQQLKRLGDWLIDASVWGESGFRASLDADLAGPLPGHSRQQGEYLFRRWQQAYLDLAARPKAYPKDPGDAPKEKLPAHRFVDKELKGRIFRLCPAASERAVCCNLKVLNIVDNCAMACSYCVLQNHYDEAVVAAPTNLKAKLAEVELNPAKRYRIGTGEYSDSLLWGNKNDILRDLCDFARSHPNAVIELKTKSANVAWILENDIPANVCCSWSLNPQIIVANEEHKTASLDRRLEAARAVADKGVKVGFHFHPMMYFEGWEGEYRGLMARVLESFRAEEVLWISLGCVTLLKGFAQDFRLKYKHSKLLQMETETTPDGKITYASAVREKLYRNALEALAPWRGRVFQYLCMEHKPMWDAVMGFAYGSMGEFDDAFNESAFAKLPR